From the genome of Verminephrobacter eiseniae EF01-2:
AGGCATCCGGCTTGAGCGCGTCCGCAACGCCCTTGCCCTTGCCCTTGCCCTTGGCAGGGGCCGTAATCGTGAGCCTGTCGCCCTCAAGCGTGGCCCCGTAGCACCTCCCTCTACCTGCTGGCGTGAAATTCGCGCCTGAGTGCGGTTTCTGGCCGTCCTTCACCAGTAGGTGCAATGGGTTCTCTAGGTGCGCGTCGATCTTGGCCAGCATGTCCATGCAAGGCAAGTCGCGGACTCGGTGCAGGTTGGTGACGATCATCAAGGCATCACGGCTCATGCGATAGACAAACGCTTTGGCCAGCGGGTCGGCTTCGATGCCTGGGGGCAGGGTGTCCCCCTTGGTAAACTGGTTCTCAGCCATCCATGACTCCACACAGTCGGGGATGGTTAGGCGGGCTTGGTGTTAGCGCACCAGTGCCCGCCGCCTTGTTTCTGCTTCATCGCACCTCGTCGCGGTCGTGCAATTTGGCAAGATAGCGGTTTGCTTTTTCCTTGTCGGTTTCGAGTGCGATTGAGCCGATAAAATACAGCAAAACAGCACCGAAAAAGACAAGTCCAAGAAGCAGCATAAGAAAGCTCATGTTTTCACCTCTGTTGGATTGCACTCTGTCGCAAATTCTAGCGCTTTCCCGGCTCACTCACGAATTAGCCTGGTGCGCTGGCCACGGGCCACAAAAACGGTGTCACCTTTGGCGATGGCTCGGGCGCAGTCGTCGGCCTCGGCAACCAGCGCAATGATGGTTCCTTGCTTGTCTTCATCAAGGGCAGCAGGGCCAAGCATGAGCGGGTGAAGCGCCATTACGGCCTGGTCAACCAGGCACACGACCAGGCGGTAGAGCTGGGGATGCTGGACAAGGCCAGCATTGCGGTCGGCAAACCCACGAAAAAGGCCCTAGAAGCGCTTGAGGACGCAGGCAGCACCCTAGCCCTAGCCCATGAGTTCCAAGCCCGCCAGCGGGCCATTAAGACGAAGGAAAAGGCATTGTTCGAGCAGGGGCACGAGCTGCGCAACCAGAAGGCGCGGGCAGAGCAGCAGCAGGCCCAGGCCGCGATGGCGCAAAAGCAGGTGCAGGAGCTGCGGCAGCAGCTCGAAGCCGAGGCAAGCGCAGGGCGGCCAAGGCCGACGAGCTGGCCGCCACCTACCGGGCGGGCAGGGATCAGTCCATTGACGAGCTGCGGCCGCAGCGTGGCCACGGCCTGGAGTTAGCCGCGCACGCGGCCTTGCTTGGCCCGCTCCCAGGCTTCGGCAAGCGTGATCTGCATTTCTGGTTCAGTTCTCATGGTGCAGCGAGCGGATCATGGCGTCCCGCAGGATGGCATTGATGCGTGTCTGGTAGCCCTTGCCCTGTGCCTTTAGCCAAGCCAGAACGTCGGCGTCAACCCGTACCGTGGTGGAGGTCTTCAACGGCTTGTAAAAGGGATTGCGCACGGCGCTTTTCCAGAACGCATCGGTCAGTGGCGGGATGTCGCTGGTGTCGATCGCGTTGTCTGGCATCTCGGCCAGCGCTTTGATTTCTGCCTGCTGCGCCGACGTCAGCGGCGGCAGGTTGGCTAGGTCAACTTCATAGCGAACGGTCTTGGTTTTCATAGCGGCGTCTCTCAAACGGTTCGGCGCGACGCGCCGAGATGATGCGAATGACTTCGACGGTGGTTCCGTCCTTTTCGGCCTCTTCCTCCCAAACCGTGTGGGCCACCAGTAGCAACAGATGAGCATCCACCAAGCCCAGGGTCTGCCAGCGGTACTCGCCACCCTCAATGCGGTCTTGCTCCGCCAGGGCGAACGGATCAGCGAAGGCGCGGACGGCTGTCTCAAAGCTCACACGGTGCTTGCTGACATTGGCCAGAGCCTTCACCGGGTCCCATTCAAACCGGATTTTCATACAATCATGTTACTACAAATTTGAATTTACGCGCGAGACTCTTTCCTACGGCGCAGATCTCCGTGACCCAACAGGGCAGCGTCCTGGTCTTCCTGGTCGGCAACAACCGTTGCCGAGAACGCCGACAGGTGCAGTTTGTCGCGACGCTCGCCCCAGGCCACGCGGTCATTCACAACATAGGCCGACACGGTGCCAGGGCCGTTGAGCTTCACGACCGAAACCCACCACTCGGCCACAAGGTCATGCACGGCGTACTGCGCCGTGCGCAGGGAACAGCCCATCAACTTTGGCTGGGAGGGCAAGGGCGGGATGCCTACTTCAACGACGCTTTGAAGTGGCTGCGAGAGCGCCACGGCGGCGCCAACGTGGTCTATGCCGGCATCCACCGGGACGAGACGACGCCGCACATGTACGCCTACGTGGTGCCGCTCGATGAGGCCACCGGGCGGCTGAATGCCCGCAAGTGGCTGGGCGGGGCCAAGGCCCTGAGCGAGATGCAGACCGAGTTCGCTCAGGTCGTGGGGGCACAGCACGGCCTGGAGCGCGGCAACAAGGAAGCGCAAGCCCTCGGTTTGGCCTGTTCGCTCGGCCAGCTTGTCCCCTGCGGCTGCACCCAGCTCCGTAAGCGCTGACCTGGTGCCCCAATCCTTGCCGTCTGTGAGCGCGGCCACCGCTGCGCCACCTACAACGCCACCAAGGGCCAGCGTAGAGGGATGACGCGCCCACGTTCACCGCTGAAACATGAACCACGGTGCCGCGCTTGATGTTGGCTTCTGTGAGGGCTTCACCCCTGCCGTATTATGATATTATCGCGTTTAATGTGTCTGAAAATCAAGCGTAAGCGGTGTAATTGTCAGGCTTGAAAATCTCGAATCCTGCCACCTTGATGGATTCTTTCTTGTAAGCCCACACGCCCCAGCTACGAACCTTCACGGTGCCGTTTTCGTTGACACGCTTCACCATCGGTTCACCCTTGAAACGGCCCTGCACTGGCACGCATTCACCTTGCAAAAAGCCTGTCTCCGCTGCCTGCTGGGCCAGCTCGCGGATTTCTACCGACTGCTTGCCCACCAAGCGCGTGACCTGGTAGTAGTCGTAATTGGTCTGTTCATATCCCCAAGATGACACCAAAACGTCACCAACTTCCAAAGAGTGAGGTTGTGACAGCTTCGCGGCCTTCTCTGCCTTGCGCTCGGCCTTGGCAGTGGCACGGCTCACAAGCCCTTTATGCCAAGAGTCTTGGTAGCGATCGGCGTGCTTGGTGGAGCGGAAGCGGTAGTGAAAATCAGGCTTTGCACGTTTGCCAGAAAAGCCAATCATGTACACCGCCCCGGCCTCTGTGACTTGCAAAAATGCCACCGCTCCCAATGAATCATCGGTGAATTTCACCTCGTATTTCTGACCCACAAAGGCTTTGCGAAGTGTGTTAACTTCGGCCTGTTTTGAATTAGAAACTTGCATCGCGTTGCTAGATTCTGAGCCGGATTGTGTATTTGGTTTTGCAGTGTTCACGCTATGCTCCTTGTGGGTTAAGAGGTCATCGCCTCGCTGAGTTCGTCGCCGTAAAAAGTGGCATGGAACCCACGAAAGAGAGGGATGTGCGGAACGTGGAATAAATGGAGGGGGGTAGCCCGTAGGGGGGAACCGTTTATGCCGCGAAAGTCCGCGCAGCTCGAACGTGTGGGTTACGGTGCAACTTGGCGACGAACTCAGCGAGGTGATGACCGGCCACACCGGCGTGAACCTCGGCAACAAAGCAGGCTACGCCTGCTCACTTCTGTGGCCGCACGGCCACGCAAGCGAAGCGAGAAGCCGCAGGGCGGCAGGGTAGGGCGCGTACCCGCGCCTTACCCGCATTCAGGGGGTGGCCGTGCGGCCATGGGGGATGTGCTCGCACGTCCCCCTAGAGCCTCGCCCCGACTGAAGCCCGAATGGGTCGAGACAGCTTTGCTGGCTCGATGCGTAGCACGATGGCGGGATAGGCTGCCTTGCAGCCGTAGCGTCAATTAAAATGACCACTTCTTGAGAGGAAAACGCCAAAGTGAAGCCCAAACTCTATCAAGCCGACAAGGTTGCTGAAGTTGCCAAGACATTGGCCGAAGCGCCTGCCCTACCACCTAAGTTCATACCCCACAGCGACACCCTTGCAGAGCTGTCTAAGCACATCAAAGACATGCACTTTCGCAAGAACTACGACGCTCGCCAGATAGCCAACATCTTGAAGGAAAACGGCATCAAAACGACGATAAAAGAGGTGCGTAACATGCTCCAAATTGCAAGCAAAAGAGCACCAAAAAATGGTGATAAAAGAAGCTATAATTAGGCCACTTTCCTAGGCGTTTTACGATGAAAAAGCACACAAAAACGAGTCTCCTGGTGGTCGCGCTGCTGGCCGTCATCACAGTAGGTTCCCTGAGCGCTTGCCAGTCGCGCCCGCAACTCAAGCAGGTTGCGGCTGACGCACCCGACAAGCCAATCAACACCCCGGAAGCCGCCGACCAGCTCAAGAAGAAGTACGAAAAATGAGGCTGGAGAGGGATTTGTACGAAAAACGGTCGTTTTTCGCATCATGGCCAAGCGCTAAAAGCCTTGGCCTTTTTTTGGCCTTTTGTGTATCTAAACAAGTATCTTTTTCAATGCATAATAAACGTATGGATAAAAGCACAAACGAAACCAACAGCCTGCGCCTGGGCTATGCCCGCGTGTCCACCGACGACCAGGACATGGCCTTGCAGCTCGACGCGCTGGCCAAGGTGCAGTGCGACCGTGTGTTTTCGGAGAAGGTCAGCTCAGGCAAGGCCAGCCGCCCGCAGCTCGAAGAGTGCTTGCGCACCCTTCGCCGTGGCGACGTGCTCACGGTGTGGCGCTTAGACCGCCTTGGCCGCAGCATGGCCGAGCTGGTGGCCATCGTGAACGACCTGGCTTCGCGTGGCGTGACGTTCGAGAGCTTGACCGAGCACATCGACACATCGAGCGCATCGGGCAAGTTCACGTTTCACCTGTTTTCTGCGCTGGCCGAGTTCGAGCGCAACACCATCAGGGAGCGCACCAAAGCGGGCCTTGTGGCTGCACGCGCACGCGGACGCATGGGCGGCAGACCGACCAAGGTCACGCCCAAGGCCAAGCGGGAAATGAAGGCGCTCTACACGTCGCAAGACGTGTCAGTGAAGGACATTTGCACCAGGTACAGCATTACGCGCTCGACCTTCTACAGGGCGGTTCTTGAACGCGACTACACAACCAATGGGGACGCATGAGCAACTTAGAACTGTCATTGGACAACCTTCGCGCCAGGCAGGAGGCCAACGCACAAAAAAGCCTCTTGCGGCAGCTTCAATTGCCGCTTTGGGCGGAGACGCAGCGCGGAGTGCCAAACAGCTTGCTTCGGTCGGCCCTCTTTGCCGCGATACAGCGCGGCAAGCGCCCTTTCCTCAAGCGCCAGTTGATGGCCAGCGTTGAAAACGCTTCCATCACGTACACCGGCATTCGCTTGTGCCAGGACTATTTGACGGTGTGGGAATGCCTCGTTCACGTCGCACGCGAACAGCAGTTGGGCAACCGCTGCGAAGTCACAACCTACCAGCTCTTGAAGCTCCTGGACAAAAAGGACACCGGGGGCAATCGGCAGGTACTGCGACGGCAGCTTGCCGAGCTGCAAGCGACCGCCCTAGAGGTTCGCCAAGGGCGCTACACGTACTCGGGCAGCTTGATCGACGAGGCGTATCACGATGAGGAAACGGGCCGCGCCATCATCGTTTTGAATCAACGCATCGTTGCCCTGTACCAAGGCGATGGATACACAAAGGTTTCTTGGCAGATCAGGCGCGACTTGCGCACCTCCCTAGCCAAGTGGCTGCATGGGTTCTATGCGACCCACCGCCAGCCCTTCCCCTACACCGTGGCCAAGCTGCATGAGCTGTGCGGCAGCAACGCAAAGTCACTAAAGGACTTCGAGGAAAAGACGCTGGCCACGGCCTTGGAAGACTTGGCCACCGTCGCCAAGAGCCACGGCGAGCACTTCCGCTACCTGGTTGAGCGCTGTCCCGGCGGCAAGTCGCTTGTACACGTCACCCGCAATCCAGACGCCAAGCTACCGTTGAACCCTCAAATCTGTGGATAACTTGCCATAATCTGTTGATAACTTGCCATAATCTGTGGATAAATTACCGTCGTAGCATCCGCGCTTTTACCGTCGTAGCATCCGCGCGTACCGTCGTAGCATCCGCACTTTTACCGTCGTAGCATCCGCGCTTTTACCGTCGTAGCATCCGCAGAATTTCGGGCTTGAAGTCGGTTTTTTACGTTATGAATCAACGACTTACAAGCCTGTGGATAACTCCCTAATCTTCTTTAATACTTCTTTTAATACTACGCGCGCGGGTTACGCACAAACCCCCGTGGACGTTGAACCCCCTTTCAAGTGTCCCCCCTTCAGGGGGGAAGAAACGTGGGCTACGCCCACCCCCCAGGGGGCGAAACGCCCCCTCTAAACGCGCTTAGGCGCGTTTCTCACCCCAAAAAGTCCAAAAGACAGTAAATCGAGGCCCCCCGCTGGGGGGCACCACAAAGGGCCGCTTTGCGGCTTCTCCCCCCGGCGTCCCGCCCGCGCCCTAGGGGCGCTCCTTGGCGAGGGGCATGCTGCCCCTCGGCTCCCCTGTGGGCTGCGCCCCCCTACTGTCGGCTGAACGCCGACAGAGGCACCCCCTGCATCTGCTCATGAATGGAAAAGGGGGCCTCTCCTCGAAACACCATCGCAGAACCCACCAGAACGGCGTTTGAGCGGTTTTTTAGAGCTGCCCAGGGGGTAGTGGCTTGCCAAGGCCACCACGGGCGCTATGGCCGCAAGGGCGACAAACACCAAAACACGCAAGAAACCGGGCGAGGCTCCATCGACCAGGTGGCCACCGGCTGGCCAGACCGCCGCAGAGCTGGCCGAGCAGAAGAAAGCCATCCAGGCCGCTCCCGCCGAACGCGACCAGGCGCGGTCCGAGCTGGCGACCGTGAAGGCCAAGGCCGAAGCCGCCGCCCAGGAGGCCCACCGCGTGGCCGAGCGGCTGACAAAAGCCCAGGGCGAGCGCGACCAGGCGCGAACCCGATGCCGCCGCGACCCGCGAAGAATTGGCGAAAATCAGGGGCCAGCTTGAGGCATCCGAAGCCTACAAGGCCGAGTTTCTGGGGATGCTCAGCAAGGGCGATCAGTCACAAGCCAAGAAGGGGCTAACCACCAAGAAAGGCGCGTGAAACGGATAAGTCTTGCCTGATTTTTCAGGCAAAATATCACCATTTTTAGAGAGGAAAAAAGATGAAACTTTCGCGTGTTTTAGCTACATTTTCCGTGTCGTTTGCCGCCACTTTTTCGAGTGCAGCACACGCGGACGATTGGGGTTGTGAGGTGCTTTTGTGCCTCTCTAACCCTGCTGGCCCAATGGCCGTTTCTCAGTGTGTTCCGCCCATCAAGCGGCTGTATGCAGCCATCTTCAAGTGGAAGCCTGACCCCTTCCCAACGTGCACCATGGCCACCAGCCAGAACGGCACGCGCAGCTATGCCAGCGTCGAGTACAACAACTACTACGAACCCTGCCCTGCAGGTACAAGCGCCCTTTCCTCGGGCAGCAATGCCGTGCAAGGCACACCCGCGCAAGTCCAGGCACAGAACAACGCCGGATGGTGGGGCAATGGCCCCTTTACGAGCTTTTCCGTGGGCATTGGTGACGGTGCTGGCCTCTACCCGAGCGAGGACAAGCCACTAGGCAAAAAGGTCTGTGTGGGCAACGCTGTTGGCACTGTGAATGTCACCGTGGGCAGCAATTGGGAGGACCGCACCACCTACCAAGTGGGCGTTTACGACCGCGTGGCCTTCATTGACCAATCCTTGAATGGCTTCGCCATCAAGGTGTTCATTAACAACAATTTGTACCGCACGATTCGCCCTCAACTTTAATGCAGCTCGGTGAAGGCAACGACGCCGGCATCGAACTGAAGGCCCGCGACTCCATCAACGGCCGCACCCAGACCTTCACCGTCAGCACTGCCGGCGTGGACAGCGTCGAGCGTGGCGACGGCTACGCGGACCTGGAAGCCTCGCCAGAAACGCTGGAGGCCTATCAAGCGTTTGAGGCTGCGCGCGGCGTGCCGCTACACGACATGCTGGCTCGACTCCAGCGCCTGCTGAAGGGGGCCGAGGCATGGCACAAGCACAACCCCTGATGAATAGCCCGACGCCGGTCGAGGTCTGGGCCGCCCGGGAGAGGTCCGGCCTGACCCAGACGGAAGCTGCCGCCCTGGTGCATGGCACCCTGCGGGCTTGGCAGGGCTGGGAGGCACCAGAAGGCGAGCCGGCCGCGCGCCGCATGCATCCCGGGCTCTGGGAGCTGTTCCAGATCAAGACCAAGGCGTGACGATGGGCGGAAAAACAGCAATCAGGCGAGGAGGTGCCGTGTTGGCCAGCCTGTTGATTTGCGTAATTGAACCGGCCGGCGCGGCCTCCCTGGTCGGCGGTCAAACCGACGACTCCGTGTGCGACCTGGGCAGCGCGCCACAGAACGCCCGGAAGCTGTCGGCAGCGGGTGACTTCATCCGGGCGCAGTGCAAAAACGGTCAAGTACTGGTGGGCTCCGGCATCGTGCCGGTCGGTGGATTTGACTCGGAGGTCGTGCGCCAGGCGCGCACCTTCTGCCGCCTGGTGGACATTCAGACCCGGCGCATACAGGGCAACATGGCCGGCCTCGTCATGGAGATTGACGAGGTACGGTGCACCATCGGGAAGCTGCCGACATGAGAAAAGCGCTGCTGGCTGGCCTCCTGGCCGTTGTGGCGGCAAACGTGGTTGCCGCTGATGGCGGCCATCGATGATCTGTCCGGCGAAATTCACCAGGCCAAACGCGACCAGGCCGAGCAGGACCGCCAGGCGCAACAGCGCGACCAGGCCGAACGGGAGCGCATCGAGCGCATGAGCGCTGTCGAGCTTGCCGCCGAGATCGAGCGGCAGCGGCCGCCGCGTGCGCTTGACCTGGTAGAGCGTGACCAGGCCGTTTTGAAGGCCGAAGGCGAGCGCCAGGCGCTCCAGAACCAGCACACCGAAGCAGGCAGCGCCTCAGCCCGCGACCAGGCGCAGGCATGGCGCGAAGCGCACAAGGTACAGGCGTGGCTTCACGACAAGGGCATCGGCCACGCGCCCGAACTGCGCGAGCTGGAGAAACAGCGCGCAGCGCAGCACACCGAATGGCAGCGCCTCGGGCCTCGCGTCCTCGATGCCGAGCAGCGGGCCAGCAGCGCCCGCGACATGGCCCGCCTACGCATCCAGCCCGAACAGTCCCCGGCGCTGGCCAAGGTGGCCGAGCTGGAGAAGCTACGCTAGGCCAAGGCCCGGCAGGAACTGGAGCAAAAGCAGCGCCAGGACGCCGAGAAACGGGCAGAGCGAGAGCGGCAGAAGGTGCCCGAGGACTTCGCCGCGATGGCCCGCAAGCGCGAGATGAAGGCCAGCGGCTGGAGTGATCGGGGCGAGCAGTGGAAGGCCGCGCCGGAGAACTTGCGCGGGCTGATCGACAGCTACAACGCCGCGCCCAAAGAGGCTCGCACTGCCATCCTCGACCGCATCCTGAGCGACAGCAGCAGGCGCGAGCAGGTGCGCGGCCTTATGGCCGAGCAGCGGGAGAACTACCGAGAGAACGATAGGGGATATTCTCGTTGAATGTATATTCAAATATAGATACAATGACGGCATGAAGCTTGAATGGGATGCCGACAAGGCTGCACTGAATCTGCAAAAACACGGCATCTCTTTCGAGGACGCCGCACTTGTCTTTTATGACGATGGGCGCATCGAGTCCTACGACGGACGCGAGGACTACGGGGAAGATCGCTGGGCAACGATTGGGTTGGCTGTCTGGTCTGTTTTGTACGTGGTCTACACCGTTCGAGAAGAGGAATCCATCCGCATCATTTCTGCCCGAAAGGCCATTTCTCATGAGCAACAGCAATATCGTGAAGCGAACTCTTGATCTGAAAAATCCCCCTGTCGTGACGGACGAGCAGCGGGCACGGCTGGCTGCGTTGGCATCTATGCCTGATGACCAGATCGACACGAGTGACGCGCCATTTCGACCGGATGCCGTTTGGGCGAAAGCGGTAGATTTCCCGCATGGAAAGAAGCAGATTTCGCTGCGCATTGACGAGGACGTTTTGAACTTCTTTCGCCAAACGGGAAAGCGTTATCAGACCAGGATGAATGCAGTTTTGCGTTCCTACGTTGAGGCGCACAAGGCGCACGCGAAATGAGAACCGGGGAAGAAATGGCCCTCACGCTAGCAGCACTGCGCGACAGCTTCGGCGTGGACGTAGCCCCGGCCCAGCACCTGCACGGCCAGGAACTGGCGGCATGGCAGGAACAGGCCGAGAATGCCGTTTTCGAGCGCGAGCACGCCGAGCTGCGGGCGCAGCGGTCTGAGTTGAATGGCGACGATGGCAAGGCTTGATGATCTGCTTGCCCGCATGGGCGAGATTCAGGAAAAGACCCGCCAGCGGGCCGAGCGGGAGCGCGAGAACGCCCCGGCCAAGGTGGTTCAGTTGCCGCTATGGCCGGAGCCTGTCCGGGCAGTGCCGAACGGCTTTCTACGGTCGGCACTGTTCGGCGCGATCCGCAAGGGGCGGCGGCGCTTCGTCAAGGGCGAGCAGCTCGCGGCCCTCGATGGCATCGAGATCCACTACACGGGCGAACGCCTCGACCAAGGTGACCTCGACGTGTACGAAAGCGTGCTGCACGCCGTGCGCCTTCAGGAGCTGGGCAGTCAATGCCGCGTCACGTCCTACGCCTTATTGAAGCTCATGGGCAAGACGGACACTGGCAAGAACCGGGCGACGCTGCTAACTCGCATCGAGCGCTTGCGGGCCAATGCCATCCGCATAAAGCAAGAGCGGTACAGCTTCATCGGCGGACTGGTCGATGAGGCCTACAAGGACGAGGAAACGCAGGAATGGGTGATTGTGCTGAACCCCAAGCTGCGGGCTTTGTACGGGGCCGACCAGTTCACACCATTCCCGTTTAAGGTCGAAACCTTGCTCAAGCTGTGTGGCAGTGAGGACGCGAGTCCGACCAGCGGGCGGCAGAAGCTGCGGAAGGCGTTGGATGCTGTGACAGAGGCCAGCGCAGCCCACGGCGAGGGGTTCAGCTACGAGATTCGCGGCGACCTGGTGCACGTCGAAAAGAAGGCCAGCGGAACGCAGCGGCTGCACTTGGCCAAGAAGGCAGCGCAGCGACGAAAGCCCCGCGCTTGATCCGGTACGCCATACCGTTCCAGCAGCTACGCTATCCACAGGCCGAATAGGCCGAAAAGCCGCGCCAATGCTGGGTTTCAGCCGTCGGCGGAAACTAAGCTAATCCTTTCTTAATCCTTTTTTAATCCACGAGTGCGCGTGCGCAGCGCTCACCGCGTGTGTTCGACGCGCAATCACCAGGCCCCCCGCTGGGGGGCAGAGCAAAGGGCGTAGCCGCTGCGCGTCTCGCTCTCCCCCAGGTGAGGCGCAAGCGCTGTGCCGATAACCACCGCTGCGCAGCACCAGGCGCAGCAAAACCCCGCTTTCCAGGGCGCGAAGACGGGCGGCGGCTTGCAGAGGCTGTGCCCCGCGTTCGTGCCTGGCGCGGTTTTGAGCGCTGCAAAACAGCCGCCACCATCAGGGGCTACGCCCCCGATACCCCCCTGCAAGGGCCGGAAACGGGCCTAGAAGGCGCTCAATGGGGCTTGGGTGTGGGGTTTGTGTATGTCCGAGGGGGTTAAAACGCGCCTACGGGCCGTTTTGAGGCTTTTCAGGGTATGGGGCAGCGCCCATGTCGCCTTCCAATGCGGCCCGTGCCCAGCTCATGGGGCACCACGGCCAGTCGCAGCCCTCGCACTGGCGCAGTGCTGACCGCGTTGCTGCGCCCGGCCTGCACCGAACTGCCGCCCACTGCGGCGCCCTGAGAAATGGACACGCCGAGGTTCTTGGCCGACTCGATCTTGCTGTCGGTCATCTTCGGCTTGCGCCCAAGCAGGGCACAGTGACGGCCTCGCTGATGCTGCGCAAGCTCGGCAGCTATCCGCGTCAGAACGGCCTGGCCGTGGCGCTGCGCGAGCTGGGCCGTATCGAGCGCACGCTGTTCATCCTGGACTGGCTGCAAAGCGTCGAGTTGCGCCGCCGGGTGCATGCCGGGCTGAACAAGGGGGAAGCGCGCAACGCGCTGGCCCGCGCCGTGTTCTTCAACTGCCTGGGCGAAATCCGCGACCGCAGTTTCGAGCAGCAGCGCTACCGTGCCAGCGGCCTCAATCTGGTGACGGCGGCCATCGTGTTGTGGAACACGGTCTATCTGGAGCGGGCAGCGCATGGGCTGCGTGGCAACGGTCATGTCGTAGATGATGCGCTGTTGCAGTACCTGTCGCCGTTGGGCTGGGAGCACATCAACCTGACCGGCGATTACCTCTGGCGCAGCAGCGCCAAGGTCGGCGCGGGCAAGTTCCGACCGCTACGACCACTGCCACCGGCTTGGCGTGCTTTAATTTTCCGTTTTCTGAGACGACCCCAACATGACCTACTCACTTCCCAAACGTGCCGCCATCCACTTGCTGGCCATGGCCGTGCTGCTGGCCAGCGGCTGCGCATCAGTGGCCGTCAGCAATGACGCTATCGAGCAGAACACCGCCCAAGCCCTCGGCCTGGCCAAAGGCACGTTCTCACCATCAGCGACCGCGTGGACGATGGCGTGAAGGCCAGTTACAGCGTCAAGACCAACACCGGCAAGCAGTACGCTTGCTACGTCACCGGAGGCGTTTCCATTGTTGGCCGCGTGGTGTCTGACCCGATGTGTACGGAAGTCGGAAAGGCGGGCAAGCAGGCGACGACAGGTGCCACGAGCAACGCCTCTTGCAACGCCCTTTTGAAGGCTGCGGGCAAGTGCCAATAACGCGGCCACGTTGACCACGAAAAAGCCCGGCTCTGCTGGGCTTTTTTTCGTCTGAAAAGCTCAAAGGCCAAAAGGCCCGCACGCACAAAGGCAGTATGAGGTTACTAGCGCTGTCAGTGAGGTTTGCCAGTAGCCCCATTCTATGCCCTATTTCAGCACTGCGAAAGCCATCCCGACCCCGACCAGGACACCGGCCCCAAAAACCAACGGCAAGAGCCACCAAAGCAGCGTGCCGTGACGGCTTGATTTTGTCGGTGCCGGTGGGCTTGCGGATGCTGCAACGGCACCCGCTTGAGCTGGCCTTGCGGCCAGGTTGTCCAGCGAGATTTTTATCTCGTTGGTGCGCTGCATGAACTTCGACAGCGCCTCATTGGCCACTGAAACGAAATCATCCACGTTGCGCGTCGTCACAGCGTTGAATTTTTCGGTTGCAGCTTCGAGCTGAATTGCTGCCTCACTCGTTCGACTTTCGAGCACCAAGAGATTCAGATCGACCAGGAGAAAGGCCGGGTCGTCCTCAGTCAACTTGATGCCCGATTTTTCAACGAGCGCCGCGATTAACTGGCGCTTGTTCACTTAGAACCCCACCGCCGCCAACTGCTCGTTGAGGTCGCGTTGCACGGTCTTCATGCGTTGCTTGGCCATCAACGCAAAGTCCGTACCGCTCAGAACTTCGGCAAACGTGAGCTTTTTGGATGTCATCAGCTCCATATCTTTGCCGAACGTGTCTTGGTTG
Proteins encoded in this window:
- a CDS encoding recombinase family protein, with protein sequence MDKSTNETNSLRLGYARVSTDDQDMALQLDALAKVQCDRVFSEKVSSGKASRPQLEECLRTLRRGDVLTVWRLDRLGRSMAELVAIVNDLASRGVTFESLTEHIDTSSASGKFTFHLFSALAEFERNTIRERTKAGLVAARARGRMGGRPTKVTPKAKREMKALYTSQDVSVKDICTRYSITRSTFYRAVLERDYTTNGDA
- a CDS encoding BrnA antitoxin family protein, with the translated sequence MKTKTVRYEVDLANLPPLTSAQQAEIKALAEMPDNAIDTSDIPPLTDAFWKSAVRNPFYKPLKTSTTVRVDADVLAWLKAQGKGYQTRINAILRDAMIRSLHHEN
- the trfA gene encoding plasmid replication initiator TrfA, whose translation is MSNLELSLDNLRARQEANAQKSLLRQLQLPLWAETQRGVPNSLLRSALFAAIQRGKRPFLKRQLMASVENASITYTGIRLCQDYLTVWECLVHVAREQQLGNRCEVTTYQLLKLLDKKDTGGNRQVLRRQLAELQATALEVRQGRYTYSGSLIDEAYHDEETGRAIIVLNQRIVALYQGDGYTKVSWQIRRDLRTSLAKWLHGFYATHRQPFPYTVAKLHELCGSNAKSLKDFEEKTLATALEDLATVAKSHGEHFRYLVERCPGGKSLVHVTRNPDAKLPLNPQICG
- a CDS encoding BrnT family toxin; the encoded protein is MKLEWDADKAALNLQKHGISFEDAALVFYDDGRIESYDGREDYGEDRWATIGLAVWSVLYVVYTVREEESIRIISARKAISHEQQQYREANS
- a CDS encoding helix-turn-helix domain-containing protein — encoded protein: MNSPTPVEVWAARERSGLTQTEAAALVHGTLRAWQGWEAPEGEPAARRMHPGLWELFQIKTKA
- the trfA gene encoding plasmid replication initiator TrfA yields the protein MARLDDLLARMGEIQEKTRQRAERERENAPAKVVQLPLWPEPVRAVPNGFLRSALFGAIRKGRRRFVKGEQLAALDGIEIHYTGERLDQGDLDVYESVLHAVRLQELGSQCRVTSYALLKLMGKTDTGKNRATLLTRIERLRANAIRIKQERYSFIGGLVDEAYKDEETQEWVIVLNPKLRALYGADQFTPFPFKVETLLKLCGSEDASPTSGRQKLRKALDAVTEASAAHGEGFSYEIRGDLVHVEKKASGTQRLHLAKKAAQRRKPRA
- a CDS encoding DUF2613 domain-containing protein — its product is MKKHTKTSLLVVALLAVITVGSLSACQSRPQLKQVAADAPDKPINTPEAADQLKKKYEK
- a CDS encoding plasmid recombination protein, with the protein product MTQQGSVLVFLVGNNRCRERRQVQFVATLAPGHAVIHNIGRHGARAVELHDRNPPLGHKVMHGVLRRAQGTAHQLWLGGQGRDAYFNDALKWLRERHGGANVVYAGIHRDETTPHMYAYVVPLDEATGRLNARKWLGGAKALSEMQTEFAQVVGAQHGLERGNKEAQALGLACSLGQLVPCGCTQLRKR
- a CDS encoding BrnT family toxin, with protein sequence MKIRFEWDPVKALANVSKHRVSFETAVRAFADPFALAEQDRIEGGEYRWQTLGLVDAHLLLLVAHTVWEEEAEKDGTTVEVIRIISARRAEPFERRRYENQDRSL
- a CDS encoding BrnA antitoxin family protein, producing MSNSNIVKRTLDLKNPPVVTDEQRARLAALASMPDDQIDTSDAPFRPDAVWAKAVDFPHGKKQISLRIDEDVLNFFRQTGKRYQTRMNAVLRSYVEAHKAHAK
- a CDS encoding putative secreted protein yields the protein MKLSRVLATFSVSFAATFSSAAHADDWGCEVLLCLSNPAGPMAVSQCVPPIKRLYAAIFKWKPDPFPTCTMATSQNGTRSYASVEYNNYYEPCPAGTSALSSGSNAVQGTPAQVQAQNNAGWWGNGPFTSFSVGIGDGAGLYPSEDKPLGKKVCVGNAVGTVNVTVGSNWEDRTTYQVGVYDRVAFIDQSLNGFAIKVFINNNLYRTIRPQL